cgtaccagggggtaacgtgcatcggatgtaggaatccgagctagcgtaccagatggggtaatgtgcattggatgtaggaatccgagctagcgtaccagatagggtaacgtgcatcgaatgtaggaatccgagcaaGCGTACCATGAGATGTGGCGTCCACAACCCATGtagggcccaatggagatatgtgggacctacaaagatgtgtggggtccacaagcagtgtgggacctacaaggatgtgcggggtccacgaacaccatgggacctacaagaatgtgtggggtccggAACtagtgtgggaaggttttgacttgaggtctcctcggaaaggcctggttaaaattggggtgtctacagctgcccctctttataggtcttgttgctttggggtaacagtaagaactctcctatgttatctATAGCAACAGGcatataaagataaaagacataTATTTTAGCCAGGCCATACAACTAATCATGTGTCGTGTTCTGAGTAAGGTTATTTGCCGATAAgaaaaagggaagatggagggtAACCCGGATTGAAGACGTGGCATCATCTGGTCCATCTAGGGAAAACATAGATCGTGCGGTTAAGGAGAGGTGCCACGTGTCAGTGATTCGGTGGCTGGTGTATGTGAGTGTGGATCAACgacgtggctcaatccaagcggtccttggaaaacacagatcgtgcggttgaggaagggtgtcacgtgtcagtgactgagtggctggtgtatgtggatgtggatcgatgatgtggctcaatccaagccgtccttggaaaacataGATCATGTGGTTGAGGAGGGGTGTCAcgtgtcagtgactgagtggctggtgtatgtggatgtggctcaatccaagacatccttggaaaacacaaatcgtgcGGTTGAGGACAGGTGCCATGTGTtagtgactgagtggctggtgtATGTCGGTGTGGATCGATGATGTGGCTCAATCTAggccgtccttggaaaacacagatcgtgcagTTGAGGAGGGGTACCACGTGTCAGTGACTAAGTGGCTGGTGTATGTGGATGTGGGTcgatgacgtggctcaatccaagccgtcctttgaaaacacagatcgtgcaaTTGAGGAGGGGTGCCACATGTTAGTAACTGAggggctggtcaaatgtgacccggatcaaggcgtggcacaatcctgaccatccttggaaaacactgatcgtgcggtgatcagggtggccacgcagactttttGTGTGTGGGGGAAAATAAGCCACGTGTTGGTGAccgagtggctggtcaaatgtgacctaGATCAAGGCATGGCACAATCCTGACCATCCTActaaaacacagatcgtgcggtgatcagggtggccacgcagaATTTTTGATCGAACGGATGACGGGTTGCCACGTGGTTGAATCTCATGGCTCTGAGGCATTAGATATTTAAACCAAATTTTTAGTTCTGTTCATTTCCCTGCGTTTCATTCTCTCGAacgccctctctttctctcttctctcctctcttttctttcACCCTCTCTGTTCTTCTCTTTCAATCTCTGTGCTCTGCTCTTATTTGCTGCGAACCTAAAACCCTAGCCCCTCTGTAATTTCTTTCCCACTCTTGCCTACCTccaaactctctttctctctctatactgttcttCAGAGACCTTAGATCTTGGCAAACTTAAGATCCCAAACATCTTTAGAGGTGATCCAGCTCTGATCGGCCTCCTATTCTGTCTTCACAGTCAGATCTGGAGAGATCTGGGGAAGCCCAGACAAATGATGACCACCTGGAGTGCCCCGGTAGGGAAGATCTTCATAGATGCAAGGGGAGTTCTTTCGAACTCCCAAAGGAGATaagctctttctttcttctctttacatatatattttcaatGTTGTGTATGCTTGATTACTGGTTGTTATTTGTGTGGAAATTTAGGGCTTGAGGTATTTAAGGTTTCTGATTTGgaagttagggttagggtttcattAGGGTTTTAGTTGGGGTGGTGAGGTCGAGGATGAGTCAACTCGTCTTCGAGTCGAGTGAGTTAAGTGAATTCGGGGGATCACGAGCAAGCCACATGGGCTCTATCACGTGTTCAGGTCACGTGTGGTCTTTGGGACAGGCTTGAGTGAATTGGGCCCGAGTTTGCTTTCAAAAAAGGAGCTTTGATTTTTAAAACGGGtcggcccaattcagaaagaaacagggcccaagtcatttttagaACAGGCCAGCccacttttccttttaaaaaataaggcTCGTGTCTAATTAAACGGTTGGGCTTGGATGGAGTATTAAAACTGGGtcggcccaattcagaaagaaacagagCCCAGGTCATTTAAAACAGGCCGGCCCACTTTCCCcctaaaaaagtaaaaataaaaataaagcccAGGTTTATTAAAACGGTTGGGCTtggattgggttttaaaactGGGTCAGCCCAGTTCAGAAAAAAACaaggcccaagtcatttttaaaagaggtcggcccacttttttaaaaaataaagcccGTGTCTATTAGAacggttgggcttggattgagttttaaaattggGTCGGCCCAATTTAGAAAGAAATatggcccaagtcatttttaaaagagGCCGGcccacttttttaaaaaataaagcttGTGTCTATTAAAATGGTTaggcttggattgagttttaaaactgggtcagcccaattcagaaagaaatagaGCCCAAGTCATTTAAAACAGGCCGGCCCACTTtcccttttcaaaaataaaacccGAGTTTATTTAAATAATTGGGCTTTGTGCAAAACAAACCGGCTTCGGGTTCTTTTTTTAAAAACAGGCCCAAGAATAAAtgcatctcccccttttttttctttttctttttctttttcctcggGTTTAGATCTTATGACTGCTCCACGTCTCTCAAAATCCGCCTCGGGATTTTTTTCGCCGCCTTTGAACATAATCCTCCACTAAGGGGACTGCACAACTCCTATAGCTTACCTCGCTCACAACCTTTGGGGGCTTCTCGATGCACGTCGCCTCTCTCGTCCTCCTTTCAGACACACACTCAGCATGGCAATCCTTTTTATTCTATTTAAGCAGACTTCCTCTCACACTTAAACACCACAGGCAAACTCCACGCGTGATTGTAACCTATCTTTGGCCATCCTTTGTTACGAGAAACCGTACCTTAACCATCTCAAATCTCTCAACACTCTTAACCGTATCTCATGGCTAGGGCTTCATCTTCTAAGAAGGTTCCCAATTTGAATGTGGCACCAGAGGTGCCATCTTGTTCTACTGTTCTCAGTTCATTCCAGCTCTCTTCTCAGTTCCAAAAAGGAATTCTAAGTAATGAGGCAGTACTGGCCACGATGTCTGATGTAGGCATAGTCAATCAGGCACTCTATCGCAGTGCCCAGGCAATGTCTTCGACATCTCACCTTGTCCATCGCTTGCAGAGACCAGAACGAGACTGTGACCCTCTTTGGGAATGAAACCTACACTTTACGGACGAAATACCAAGAGGAACAGCGAAAATCGAGAAACTTAAGGCAAGAAAATATGATGTTAAAACGGGAGATCGATGATTTGAGAAAAATGGTGGCAGTTTACTCTGACGACCTTAGGCCTAGAATAGCTGAGTTAGAGAAAATTCGGGAGGACATCCAACGGGAGCAAAAACGGTTCAAAACCATGGCGCATGGAAAAGGTCCGACTTCTCGTTCTTTAGCTTGAAATGAAAATCCGTCTGTACGTGACCTGGAAAAggtcaaaaatatttatttttattttttatttttttatttttattttattttttgggttttgggagagttttggttataatctcccaggaccgtgactgtaaccacggtattcctccgccataagtgagggaaattaataaaatttgagtgttttctctttcctttttttttaattactaaGGACAATAGTATTGCTGGTATACTGAACCGGGTTATAATATCCTCTGAATGGCTTGTTATGGATGTAAAAATTTGGGTCATGGGGGTACAATGACCAGACCCCTACGCTGCTTGGCTATGGATGCAATAGgattaatcaaaaatttattcaaccagacaagtatgaatgaatggtgctttACTGCTATATGTATGCGTGTTACTAAATTGCGGTGCTTGAATGCAGGGGCATcttgttatatatacatgatgcCCGTTACATGATATGTCTGTATGCTGCTACCTATAATGGGAATGCCTTTTACtaaatgcatgaggatgcatgaagtgcatgcatgaaatgtatgaggatGCATGGTCTTTCTTCTCGATCCTGGATCTTGGCCACACTTTTAAGTTCTAGTATGGCATGATGGTACCCGACTTCGCCTTAAATGGAACTCAACAACTGCCCCGGTTTCATCCATATGCTATTAGTCTTTACCGCGTTTCGGATTCTAAAAGGGTCTCGAAATCTGTCCCAGTGCTTTTCTCGTCACGGCTCTGACCATTTTTAAATTTCTacaggcactcaaaatctgccccagtatGTGACTGTCGGTACTTTCCAGAAGATACTCAACATTTGTTATAGTGTTTGGCTGTCAGTActttcttcaaaattcaaaaaatgttcAATTTCCGCCACGGTGTCTGACTATCGGTACTTTCCATGATCTTCAAAGCTCAGGGATTGTTCAAGATCTGTCCCAGTAGTTGATCACTAACGCTTCCAGTGATTCCCAAAACTTGAAGGAGTACTCCGAATCTGACCCAACATTCCTTCATTACCGATGTTTGACATGCTTCAGGCTCCCCATTGGTGCCTGAACACCCTCCTGGTGTATTGGGTCCCCGATTTTTGACCTCAATAAATGGGGGATTCCtaataatgagaataatcatgcatttatgtCATTAATGTGCCAAATCAAGACGTCAGTCTGTTCGAAATTGTTGTTTtgttacattcaaaatttattcaggaaaaagataagttttacaACAGCATCCCCTGTTCCAAAAGGTGTCGACATTAATTTGTGAAAACTAAAATCTCTTGTTCTTGCgacaactgccccagtttcaactAGAAGGAGACTGGCCCTTTTGGTACTGTAAGGTTGAATAGTGGCTTTAGGTCCATTGTTTGCTCAAAGCTTATTTTGGTGCTTTGCTTCACATTTCGATCTttggatggtctttaagactcgagaTGAAATGTAGGCTTGGGGATTTAGGTTTTCagaagaataaggaaaccaaggctcaaaaacccATCCCATGGGAACAAATCCTACCACagtttggggtgagacatttttgCAAGAGTTTGACCGAACTCgtccttttgaacaagctgcctacgtaccttttcaggatcaggtcattatgtagttcagactcaatattgagtctgacaaattatTTGAGCCAACAATATATGCCAATCTGGTTAGGTCTTTTATTCAGGTTGTAATGTAGGTTATgggtattggttaaagaagaaagggtgCATGAGGCTCGAACTTATGAATTTTACCAAAGGGTGAATTGGCCAAAGATCACAAACGACACATATCTCCTGCCCTTCTTGTGCTTTGATTTTCCCCTTGTTCTTTTGCATCattttccttgtttttttattttttattttttttacgaGGAATCGtgcctctatttatttatttaggcttTGTTCGAGATTGGTCTTTCCAAAATTGCCTCAGTGTGGGGTGTGATTCTTTGGCGGGTTTAAAcgaaagattaaacatttttaggCACAATAGAGGGTATCAAGGGgtgttttctttctctaacttttgGGTAACAGAAAAAAATGGCCTGCCGTCATTTTGGCACTGCATTATTGTCTCGCATGATTTGTCTGACCTTTGAAAATCCTAACCCTGttcaaattttgggaaatgacttTTTCGAAGAAGATGGTTTCGATTTTAAAGCTCAAAAAAGGTTCATCAAGTGATTTAAAACATTGGGTTCTTTAAGGGAATTGGTGGTCCAAAAATGGCCATCCGTCATCTGATCGAAACAATAAGCAAAGAGGGAACATATGAAATAACACTGTGATCCTttcattaatttcttttggagatgtatacaaccattaggcataatatttctttacagcaTCAGAGTTAACTGGGTGCAATAGGTCGGTTCCGTCCATATTTGCTAACAGTAGGGCGCCTCCTGAGAACGCCTTCTTTACAACGTAAGGCCCTTCATAGTTTGGTGTCCACTTGCCACGAGGGTCCTTATGAATCGGTAAAATCTTTTTCAGCACTAGGTCCCCCTCCTAAAACTGTCGGGGCCGCACTTTTTggttaaatgctctcatcatcctTCTTTGGTACAATTGTCCATGGGCCATGGCGGCCATCCTTTTCTCCTCGATCAAGTTTAACTGGTCATACCGGGATTGTACCCACTCTGCCTCAGCCAACTCTACTTCTTTTAGAACTCTTAGAGATGGGATCTCAACTTCTACAGGGACCACTGCCTCCATTCCGTACACCAAAGTGAAGGGAGTAGCGCTCGTGGAGGTTGGTCGTAGTCCTGTAAGCCATTAGGGCGAAGGGAAGCTTGTCATGCCAATCTCTAtaagtttctgtcatcttctccAAAATGTTCTTAATGTATTTGTTGGCTGCTTCCACCGCGCCATTCATCTGTGGTCTATAAGGCGTTGAATTGTGATGCTTAACCTTGAACTGATTGCATAGCTTGGTCATTACTGCGTTGTTCAGGTTCTTGGCATTATCCGTGATTATTCTCTCAGGGATTCCGTACCGGCAGATCAACTCTCTTTTGACGAAATGACTTACTACATTCTGTGTGACACTGGAATACGAGGCGGCTTCTACCCATTTAGTGAAATAATCGGTTGCCACAAAGATGAAACAGTGTCCGTTACTGGCTTTTGGGCTTATTGGcccgatcacatccatgccccaggcTAAAAAGGGCCAAGGTGCGGAGAGAACATGAAGTGGGGCTGGTGGGACTTGGATCCAATCATCGTAAACTTGGCACTTATGGCACTTTCAGGCGTAGTCAATGCAATCTCtctccatggtcatccaataatACCCGCTCCTAAGTATTTTTAATGCCAATGAGTGGCTTCCAGCATGGGTACCGTAGACTCCCTCGTGAACCTCACGCATGACTTGTCGAGCTTCTTGTGCCTCTACATACCGTAGAAGGGTCATGTTatgatttcttttgtacaaaactTCACCATCTAAGAAGAAACCCATGGCCAACCTTCTAATAGTCCTCCGATCGTTACTGGATGCCCCTTCGGGATACTCATTTTTCTGGAtgtaggttttgatatcataaaacCACGGTTTTCCGTCGGCCTCCTCTATCACCGTGCAGTGGGTAGGTTCGGGTTGTACTCTGATATGAATAGCTTCGATCTTCACCCCTTCTTCTACATTGAATAAAGCTGCCAGTGTGACTAGTGCATCAGACATTACATTGTTTTCTCTTGGCGTGTGAGAGAAACTGATACTGTCAAACCCTTCTATCATCTTTTGAATGTACTCTCGATACGGTACCAACTTGGAATCACGAGTTTCCCATTCTCTGGTTAGCTGGTGGATGACTAAGGCCGAGTCTCCTCTTACTATTATTCTCTTGACACCCCGATCTAAAGCGGTCTGCAAACCCAATATACATGCCTCGTATTAGGCTATGTTGTTAGTACAAGGGAAGATGAGCTTAGCTACCATCGGATAATGTTTCCCATCTGGTGATATGAGCACTGCGCCTATCCCATGTCCCCAAACATTGAATGCCCCATCAAACAACATCCTCCATTCTTCGAAGTCTTCTTCCTCTTGGGTTAGGGAGTCTATATCGTGGTCTGGGAATTCGAACTCCATAGGTTGGTAATCCTCCACGGCTCTTTCAGCTAGGTATTCGGCAATGACACTACCTTTGATAGCTTTCCTGGTGACATAAGAAATATCATATTCCGTCAACAACATCTGCCATCGTACTACTCGTCCAGTTACTGCGGGCTTTTCAAACACGTACTTGATTGGGTCCATTTTGGAGATCAGCCAGGTGGAGTAATACAAGGTGTATTGCCTCAGCCTACTGACCGTCCATACCAAAGCGCAACATGTTTTTTCCAGATCAGAGTACTTAGACTCATAATCTGTGAACTTCTTACTAAGGTAATAAATGGCCCTTTCTTTCTTCCCAGTCTCATCATGCTGGCCCAATACGCAACCCATGGAGTTTTTTGAAATCGCCAAGTACAAGATTAAAGGCCTTCCGGGTACTAGTGGCACTAGTACTGGGGGATTCAAAAGGTCacctttattttttcaaaggccaTTTGGCACTCTTCGTTCCACTTTTCTGGGTTGTTCTTTCTCAGCAGCTTGAAGATGGGTTCGCAGGTGGTGGTTAATTGAGATATGAACCGAGCAATGTAGTTGAGCCGACCCAAGAAGCTTCACACTTCCTTTTCAGACTTTGGGCTAGGCATCTCTCAAATGGCTTTGAGCTTGTCAGGATCTACctcaatccctttctcactcacTATAAAACCCAATAGCTTCCCAGACGTAGCACCGAAGGTACATTTTTCAGGATTTAACTTCAATTGGCACTTCCAGAGCCTCTCGaacaatttttccaagtttaACGCATAGTTTTTCTCATTTCGTGACTTAACGATCATGTCGTCGACATAAACCTCAACCTCCTTGTGCATTAAGTCATGAAAAAGGGTTACCATAGCCCTCTGGTAAGTGGCTCCAGTGTTTTTTAGTCCGAATGGCATGACTTTATAGCAAAAAGTCCCCCATAATGTGATGAAAGTCATTTTTTCCTTGTCCTCAGGTGCCATCCTGATCTGGTTGTATCCCGAGAATTCGTCCATGAGTGAAAATAAAGCATGCCCTGTAGTATTGTCCACCAGCACATCAATGTGCGGGAGAGGGAAGTTGTCCTTAGGGCTTGCTTTATTTAGATCCCGGTAGTCGACACAAACTCATACTTTACCATTCTTCTTGATTATTGGGACAACGTTGGCCATCCATTCAGGGTACTGGGCTACCTCCAAGAATTCTACCTCAAGCTATTTCTGTACCTTCTCCTTTATCTTGAGTAACATCTCTGGCCGCATTCTCCTCAGTTTCTGCTTTACTGGCTTTGAATCCGGATGAAGTGGGATCTTGTGGGTTACTAAATCCGTGTCTAAACCTGGCATGTCTTGGTACGACCAGGCAAACACGTCTCGGTATTCCCTTAGTAATTCAATCATTTTGTCTTTTTCTTTACCTTTTAGTAGTGCCCCGATTTTCACCTGCTTGGGTTCTTCCTCAGTTCCAAGATTAATCATGACGGTGGGATCGCTACTAGtcaaggttggtttttcatcggactttaacattctttccatttcaggggacaagtttatttcttgatcttcaacttcgatttcatggattagattttcaaagttaatgtcaattacttggcgagggattctggtgttgttattttctttattcctgcatgaaattaacaaacaaattttgACAATTGATTTTGAAAATGCACATAAATGACAAGGAATGCATGATTCATTTTCATTAAGGAGCTTCCCCGATTTTTTAGTGGCCGGGGGAATACAAAAGAAAAGCAGAACTAAacaaatcctgaaaaaaaaagaTCATTACATGATGATA
This window of the Malania oleifera isolate guangnan ecotype guangnan chromosome 6, ASM2987363v1, whole genome shotgun sequence genome carries:
- the LOC131158636 gene encoding uncharacterized protein LOC131158636: MGCVLGQHDETGKKERAIYYLSKKFTDYESKYSDLEKTCCALVWTVSRLRQYTLYYSTWLISKMDPIKYVFEKPAVTGRVVRWQMLLTEYDISYVTRKAIKGSVIAEYLAERAVEDYQPMEFEFPDHDIDSLTQEEEDFEEWRMLFDGAFNVWGHGIGAVLISPDGKHYPMTALDRGVKRIIVRGDSALVIHQLTREWETRDSKLVPYREYIQKMIEGFDSISFSHTPRENNVMSDALVTLAALFNVEEGVKIEAIHIRVQPEPTHCTVIEEADGKPWFYDIKTYIQKNEYPEGASSNDRRTIRRLAMGFFLDGEVLYKRNHNMTLLRYVEAQEARQVMREVHEGVYGTHAGSHSLALKILRSGYYWMTMERDCIDYA